The proteins below come from a single Rosa rugosa chromosome 2, drRosRugo1.1, whole genome shotgun sequence genomic window:
- the LOC133728656 gene encoding uncharacterized protein LOC133728656 yields the protein MRMAAERFQRSKDTIHRQFKRVLAALCKLSPQIIRPQSQGETPPEILNNPKFYPYFEKCIGAIDGTHVAAWAPAQKQTSYRGRKVLVTQNVMCACSFDMMFTFVYTGWEGTANDSRVFADAVTRPENKFPFPNEGYYYVVDAGYTNMPGFLAPYRGERYHLRDYRGPRHTPRGPRELFNYRHSSLRNVIERCFGVLKARFPILKYMPNYPPRRQRRIPIACCVLHNFIRKEARRDRLFEAFDVEDMIFEEENSTPANLDMSQENLAQMANVRNEIAEDLWQDFIPHP from the exons ATGAGAATGGCTGCTGAGCGCTTTCAACGGTCAAAAGATACTATTCATCGACAATTTAAGCGTGTATTAGCAGCCTTGTGTAAGTTATCACCACAGATCATACGTCCTCAAAGTCAAGGAGAAACACCTCCAGAAATTTTGAACAATCCAAAGTTTTATCCATATTTCGAG AAATGTATTGGGGCAATTGATGGAACACATGTCGCTGCATGGGCCCCGGCTCAGAAACAAACTTCGTATCGTGGTAGGAAGGTCCTTGTTACCCAAAATGTCATGTGTGCATGCTCCTTTGACATGATGTTCACCTTTGTTTACACTGGATGGGAAGGGACTGCGAATGATTCTAGGGTCTTTGCAGATGCAGTGACCAGGCCAGAGAATAAATTTCCATTTCCAAATGAAG GATATTATTATGTGGTGGATGCTGGATATACAAACATGCCAGGATTCTTAGCTCCTTATCGAGGTGAGAGGTATCATTTGCGTGATTACAGAGGACCTCGTCATACACCAAGAGGCCCTAGGGAGTTGTTCAATTACAGACATTCTTCATTGCGAAATGTGATTGAGCGATGTTTTGGTGTACTGAAAGCACGTTTtccaattttaaaatatatgcCTAATTATCCTCCAAGAAGACAACGACGTATCCCTATTGCATGTTGTGTTTTAcacaattttattcggaaggaAGCTCGTCGCGACAgattgtttgaagcttttgaTGTAGAAGATATGATTTTTGAGGAGGAAAACAGTACACCAGCGAACTTAGATATGTCACAAGAGAACCTTGCACAAATGGCTAATGTTagaaatgaaattgcagaagaCTTGTGGCAAGATTTTATTCCTCACCCTTAG
- the LOC133729091 gene encoding monolignol oxidoreductase AtBBE-like 13 — MKLSNSPFFSLFLFILFSSSSAEPPSPKQNSFLQCLSYHSNASIPFSSTFFTPNSSAFTTVLNSTAQNLRYLVPSKPKPEFIFTPTHDSQVQNTVICSKQLGIHLRVRSGGHDYEGLSYVSKIETPFIVVDLAKLRSVNVDIQANNAWIQAGATIGEVYYRIAEKSRTHGFPAGLCTSLGVGGHITGGAYGTMMRKYGLAADNVLDARIVDVNGRILDRKTMGEDLFWAIRGGGGASFGIILWWKIKLVPVPSTVTVFTVSKTLEQGATKLLHRWQQVAATKLDKDLNIRVMIQPTVADSKSGKRTVTTLYQGQFLGGVKRLLNVMQTGFPELNLTRKDCTQTSWLKSVMYIAGYATGTPPEVLLQGKSISKIYFKAKSDFVKDPIPETGLEGLWKRLLEETTPVIIWNPYGGVMSEISESAIPFPHRNVLFKIQYITVWLAEDENEAKHIDWIRKLYSYMAPYVTKSPRQAYVNYRDLDLGINNKKNTSITEASAWGNRYFKNNFDRLIKTKTKVDPHNFFRHEQSIPPLAL, encoded by the coding sequence ATGAAGCTTTCAAACTCTCCATTTTTTTCCCTGTTTCTTTTTATATTGTTTTCATCTTCATCGGCAGAACCACCATCTCCAAAACAAAACAGTTTTCTCCAATGCCTCTCATATCATTCTAACGCTTCTATTCCATTCTCTAGTACCTTTTTCACTCCAAACAGTTCTGCATTCACTACCGTCCTAAATTCAACTGCACAAAACCTCAGGTACTTGGTCCCTTCAAAGCCAAAGCCAGAGTTCATTTTCACACCAACGCATGATTCCCAAGTTCAAAATACTGTTATTTGTTCAAAACAGCTTGGGATACATCTCAGGGTCCGAAGTGGAGGGCATGATTATGAAGGTCTCTCGTATGTGTCCAAAATTGAGACACCTTTCATTGTTGTAGACCTTGCCAAGCTTCGATCAGTTAATGTTGATATCCAAGCCAATAATGCATGGATTCAAGCTGGAGCCACTATTGGTGAAGTTTACTACAGAATTGCAGAGAAAAGCAGAACCCACGGCTTCCCAGCTGGTCTTTGCACAAGTTTAGGGGTGGGCGGCCATATAACTGGAGGTGCATATGGTACTATGATGAGGAAATATGGCCTTGCAGCTGATAACGTCCTGGATGCCCGAATAGTTGATGTCAACGGCAGAATTCTTGACCGAAAGACCATGGGAGAAGACCTGTTTTGGGCAATCAGAGGTGGTGGAGGAGCAAGCTTTGGAATCATCCTGTGGTGGAAGATAAAGTTGGTTCCCGTTCCATCAACTGTGACGGTTTTTACAGTTTCCAAGACATTGGAACAGGGTGCCACAAAGCTCCTCCATAGATGGCAACAAGTAGCTGCTACTAAGCTCGACAAAGATCTCAACATTAGAGTTATGATACAACCAACAGTAGCTGACAGCAAAAGTGGCAAGAGAACTGTCACAACTCTTTACCAAGGTCAATTCCTTGGAGGTGTTAAAAGGCTCCTCAATGTTATGCAAACAGGGTTCCCCGAACTGAATTTGACAAGAAAAGATTGTACACAAACGAGTTGGCTCAAGTCTGTGATGTACATAGCAGGTTACGCAACTGGAACTCCGCCCGAGGTTTTGCTACAAGGAAAATCCATATCCAAGATCTACTTCAAAGCCAAATCAGACTTTGTCAAAGACCCGATTCCTGAAACTGGGCTTGAGGGGCTTTGGaaaaggttgttggaagaaaCCACTCCTGTGATTATTTGGAATCCATATGGGGGAGTGATGAGCGAAATTTCCGAGTCAGCAATACCCTTCCCGCACAGAAATGTTCTCTTCAAAATTCAGTACATCACTGTATGGCTAGCTGAAGATGAAAACGAGGCAAAGCACATAGATTGGATTAGGAAGCTCTACAGCTACATGGCTCCTTATGTTACAAAGTCCCCAAGGCAAGCATATGTGAATTATAGGGATCTTGATTTGGGGATAAACAATAAAAAGAACACTAGCATCACTGAAGCAAGTGCTTGGGGTAACAGGTATTTCAAGAACAACTTTGACAGATTGATAAAGACTAAAACCAAAGTTGATCCTCACAACTTCTTCAGGCACGAACAGAGCATCCCACCTCTTGCGCTCTAG